The proteins below are encoded in one region of Streptomyces roseirectus:
- the ftsZ gene encoding cell division protein FtsZ: MAAPQNYLAVIKVIGVGGGGVNAINRMIEVGLKGVEFIAINTDAQALLMSDADVKLDVGRELTRGLGAGANPAVGRKAAEDHREEIEEVLKGADMVFVTAGEGGGTGTGGAPVVANIARSLGALTIGVVTRPFTFEGRRRANQAEDGIAELREEVDTLIVIPNDRLLSISDRQVSVLDAFKSADQVLLSGVQGITDLITTPGLINLDFADVKSVMSEAGSALMGIGSARGDDRAVAAAEMAISSPLLEASIDGARGVLLSISGGSDLGLFEINEAAQLVSEAAHPEANIIFGAVIDDALGDEVRVTVIAAGFDGGQPPARRDNVIGSASTRREEPAPVSRPESRPSFGSLGSVTPKEDPEPAPEPVADLPPLSPPVPPSRTYSDSAAEELDVPDFLK; this comes from the coding sequence GTGGCAGCACCGCAGAACTACCTCGCAGTCATCAAGGTCATCGGTGTCGGCGGCGGTGGTGTCAATGCCATCAACCGGATGATCGAAGTCGGACTCAAGGGCGTCGAGTTCATCGCCATCAACACCGACGCGCAGGCGCTGTTGATGAGCGACGCCGACGTCAAGCTCGACGTCGGCCGCGAACTCACCCGCGGACTCGGCGCCGGCGCCAACCCGGCGGTCGGCCGCAAGGCCGCCGAGGACCACCGCGAGGAGATCGAGGAGGTCCTCAAGGGGGCCGACATGGTCTTCGTGACGGCCGGCGAGGGCGGCGGCACCGGCACCGGCGGCGCACCCGTCGTCGCCAACATCGCCCGCTCGCTCGGCGCGCTCACCATCGGCGTGGTCACCCGCCCGTTCACCTTCGAGGGCCGGCGCCGCGCCAACCAGGCCGAGGACGGCATCGCGGAACTGCGCGAAGAGGTCGACACCCTCATCGTCATCCCCAACGACCGGCTGCTGTCCATCTCGGACCGCCAGGTCTCCGTCCTCGACGCCTTCAAGTCGGCCGACCAGGTCCTGCTCTCCGGTGTCCAGGGCATCACCGACCTCATCACCACCCCGGGCCTGATCAACCTTGACTTCGCCGACGTCAAGTCCGTGATGTCCGAGGCCGGTTCGGCGCTCATGGGCATCGGCTCGGCCCGCGGCGACGACCGCGCGGTGGCCGCCGCCGAGATGGCCATCTCCTCGCCGCTCCTCGAAGCCTCCATCGACGGCGCCCGCGGTGTCCTGCTCTCCATCTCCGGCGGCTCGGACCTCGGCCTGTTCGAGATCAACGAGGCCGCCCAGCTGGTCTCCGAGGCCGCCCACCCCGAGGCGAACATCATCTTCGGCGCCGTCATCGACGACGCCCTCGGCGACGAGGTCCGCGTCACGGTCATCGCGGCCGGCTTCGACGGGGGCCAGCCCCCGGCCCGCCGGGACAACGTGATCGGCTCGGCCTCCACCCGCCGCGAGGAGCCCGCCCCGGTCAGCCGGCCCGAGTCCCGCCCGTCCTTCGGCTCGCTCGGCAGCGTGACGCCGAAGGAGGACCCGGAGCCCGCTCCGGAGCCGGTCGCCGACCTGCCCCCGCTGAGCCCGCCGGTCCCGCCGTCGCGGACCTACTCGGACAGCGCCGCCGAGGAACTGGACGTCCCGGACTTCCTGAAGTGA